In one window of Bos mutus isolate GX-2022 chromosome 13, NWIPB_WYAK_1.1, whole genome shotgun sequence DNA:
- the TOMM34 gene encoding mitochondrial import receptor subunit TOM34 isoform X2, with translation MAPIPPASVEELRTTGNQSFRNGQFAEAATLYSRALRMLQEQGSSDPEKESVLYSNRAACHLKDGNCIDCIKDCTSALALVPFSLKPLLRRASAYEALEKYPLAYVDYVTVLQIDDSVTSALEGSSRMTRTLMDSFGPEWRLKLPSIPLVPVSSQKRWECLPLENHKEPSKSKSKGTTSAKSRVPSAGDVERARALKEEGNELVKKGNHKQAIEKYSESLWFSNLESATYSNRALCHLELKQYQEAVKDCTEALRLDRKNVKAFYRRAQAYKALKDYRSS, from the exons ATGGCCCCTATACCCCCGGCATCAGTGGAGGAGCTCCGCACCACCGGCAACCAGAGCTTCCGCAACGGCCAGTTCGCCGAGGCCGCCACACTCTACAGCCGCGCGCTGCGGATGTTGCAGGAACAAG GTTCTTCAgatccagaaaaagaaagtgttcTCTACTCCAACCGAGCAGCCTGCCACTTGAAGGACGGGAACTGCATCGACTGCATCAAGGACTGCACTTC AGCACTGGCCCTGGTTCCCTTCAGCCTGAAGCCCCTGCTGCGGCGAGCATCGGCCTATGAGGCCCTGGAGAAGTACCCTCTGGCCTACGTGGACTACGTGACCGTGCTGCAGATTGATGACAGCGTGACGTCAGCCTTGGAAGGCAGCAGCAG AATGACCAGAACTCTCATGGACTCCTTTGGGCCCGAGTGGCGCCTGAAGCTGCCCTCTATCCCCTTGGTGCCTGTTTCATCTCAGAAGAGGTGGGAGTGTCTGCCTTTGGAAAACCACAAAGAGCCATCTAAAAGCAAATCCAAAGGAACCACAAGCGCGAAGAGCAGAG TGCCTTCTGCTGGGGATGTGGAGAGAGCCAGAGCTCTGAAGGAGGAAGGCAATGAGCTTGTAAAGAAGGGGAACCATAAGCAAGCGATTGAGAAGTACAGTGAGAGCCTCTGGTTTAGTAACTTGGAATCCGCCACATACAGCAACAG GGCACTCTGCCATCTGGAGCTGAAGCAGTACCAGGAGGCGGTAAAGGACTGCACAGAAGCCCTCAGGCTGGACAGAAAGAACGTGAAGGCGTTCTACCGCCGGGCTCAAGCCTACAAGGCTCTCAAG GACTACAGGTCCTCATAG
- the TOMM34 gene encoding mitochondrial import receptor subunit TOM34 isoform X1: MAPIPPASVEELRTTGNQSFRNGQFAEAATLYSRALRMLQEQGSSDPEKESVLYSNRAACHLKDGNCIDCIKDCTSALALVPFSLKPLLRRASAYEALEKYPLAYVDYVTVLQIDDSVTSALEGSSRMTRTLMDSFGPEWRLKLPSIPLVPVSSQKRWECLPLENHKEPSKSKSKGTTSAKSRVPSAGDVERARALKEEGNELVKKGNHKQAIEKYSESLWFSNLESATYSNRALCHLELKQYQEAVKDCTEALRLDRKNVKAFYRRAQAYKALKDFRSSFADIDSLLQIEPRNGPAQKLRQEVNRSLN; encoded by the exons ATGGCCCCTATACCCCCGGCATCAGTGGAGGAGCTCCGCACCACCGGCAACCAGAGCTTCCGCAACGGCCAGTTCGCCGAGGCCGCCACACTCTACAGCCGCGCGCTGCGGATGTTGCAGGAACAAG GTTCTTCAgatccagaaaaagaaagtgttcTCTACTCCAACCGAGCAGCCTGCCACTTGAAGGACGGGAACTGCATCGACTGCATCAAGGACTGCACTTC AGCACTGGCCCTGGTTCCCTTCAGCCTGAAGCCCCTGCTGCGGCGAGCATCGGCCTATGAGGCCCTGGAGAAGTACCCTCTGGCCTACGTGGACTACGTGACCGTGCTGCAGATTGATGACAGCGTGACGTCAGCCTTGGAAGGCAGCAGCAG AATGACCAGAACTCTCATGGACTCCTTTGGGCCCGAGTGGCGCCTGAAGCTGCCCTCTATCCCCTTGGTGCCTGTTTCATCTCAGAAGAGGTGGGAGTGTCTGCCTTTGGAAAACCACAAAGAGCCATCTAAAAGCAAATCCAAAGGAACCACAAGCGCGAAGAGCAGAG TGCCTTCTGCTGGGGATGTGGAGAGAGCCAGAGCTCTGAAGGAGGAAGGCAATGAGCTTGTAAAGAAGGGGAACCATAAGCAAGCGATTGAGAAGTACAGTGAGAGCCTCTGGTTTAGTAACTTGGAATCCGCCACATACAGCAACAG GGCACTCTGCCATCTGGAGCTGAAGCAGTACCAGGAGGCGGTAAAGGACTGCACAGAAGCCCTCAGGCTGGACAGAAAGAACGTGAAGGCGTTCTACCGCCGGGCTCAAGCCTACAAGGCTCTCAAG GACTTCAGATCCAGCTTTGCAGACATCGACAGTCTCCTGCAGATAGAGCCTAGGAATGGCCCTGCGCAGAAGTTGCGGCAGGAGGTTAACCGGAGCTTAAACTAA